One segment of Thermoanaerobacter kivui DNA contains the following:
- a CDS encoding superoxide dismutase, which yields MDKLVAKKYNLVLRGISQRTLEEHYKLYNGYVEKTNEIREKLKTVDRSKANASYSEYRELKLEETYNLDGVKLHELYFENLGGPGGIPDGIIASMITLDFGSFENWRQDFIACGMASRGWTVLCFDPIDLKLHNYLQDLHNQGIVLRTIPLLVLDTYEHAYFIDYGTDKRSYIEAFMNNIKWEEVNRRVTSWIEMHSF from the coding sequence CAAAGGACTCTTGAAGAACACTACAAGTTATACAATGGATATGTAGAAAAGACAAACGAAATACGTGAAAAATTAAAAACAGTCGATCGTTCAAAAGCAAATGCCAGTTATAGTGAATACAGAGAACTTAAATTAGAAGAGACTTACAATTTAGATGGAGTAAAACTTCACGAGTTATATTTTGAAAACTTAGGAGGACCAGGTGGCATCCCAGATGGCATAATAGCTTCAATGATTACACTTGACTTTGGCTCTTTTGAAAACTGGAGACAGGACTTCATAGCCTGTGGAATGGCTTCCCGCGGTTGGACTGTCCTTTGTTTTGACCCTATAGATTTAAAACTTCACAATTACCTTCAAGACCTTCACAATCAAGGAATAGTATTAAGGACAATTCCTCTTTTAGTTCTTGACACTTATGAACATGCCTATTTTATAGACTACGGAACTGATAAAAGAAGCTATATAGAGGCCTTTATGAACAATATAAAATGGGAGGAAGTAAATAGAAGGGTTACCTCTTGGATAGAAATGCATTCTTTTTAA
- a CDS encoding nucleotidyltransferase domain-containing protein: MSDLDIGIKFTKKIDMNLYNSILRDLLIEIFKRDEIDVVILNYADPLLRFEIISNCKILYEAHSEAYIN, from the coding sequence TTGAGTGACTTAGATATTGGAATAAAATTTACTAAAAAGATAGATATGAATTTGTATAATTCAATATTAAGAGATCTTCTTATAGAAATTTTTAAAAGAGATGAGATTGATGTTGTTATTTTAAATTATGCAGATCCTCTTTTGCGCTTTGAAATCATAAGCAATTGCAAGATTTTATATGAGGCGCATTCTGAAGCTTATATAAATTAA
- a CDS encoding DUF1646 domain-containing protein, producing the protein MVTALVVILVLILLLPFVVKQVEHNLEYFLFTMGIISVIVSKQFSAELFFHIFKNPLIYYITLAVLIAGLIFTLLKEKLKIGVEKVADKISLRLFAFIIIVILGLMSSIITAIIASLVLVEVVNYLPLTRKNKINLIVIACFSIGLGAALTPVGEPLATIVVSKLHADFFYLARLIGIDIIIAILALGLIGTFFAKRESGIGEPTEDVEADENIKEVFIRAFKVFVFIFALELLGTGFKPIIDLYIVKMKSEILYWVNTISAIVDNATLAAAEISPSMTPEQIRAILMGMLISGGMLIPGNIPNIISAGKLKIKSTEWARIAVPLGAILLIVYYIVLFVI; encoded by the coding sequence ATGGTAACAGCATTAGTTGTAATTTTAGTACTTATTCTGTTATTGCCATTTGTGGTAAAACAAGTAGAACACAATCTGGAATATTTTTTATTTACAATGGGAATTATATCTGTAATTGTGTCAAAACAATTTAGTGCAGAATTGTTTTTCCATATTTTCAAAAATCCACTCATTTACTATATAACTTTGGCAGTTTTGATTGCAGGGTTAATTTTTACATTATTAAAAGAAAAATTGAAAATAGGTGTTGAAAAAGTTGCAGATAAAATATCTTTGAGGCTTTTCGCATTCATTATAATCGTGATACTTGGGCTCATGTCAAGCATTATTACAGCAATAATTGCCTCTTTGGTTTTGGTTGAAGTCGTAAACTACTTGCCTCTTACTAGAAAAAACAAAATAAATTTGATTGTCATTGCTTGTTTCTCCATAGGCCTTGGTGCTGCTTTAACACCTGTAGGGGAGCCACTGGCTACTATTGTTGTATCCAAGTTACATGCCGACTTTTTTTATCTTGCACGATTAATAGGTATTGATATAATAATTGCAATTTTAGCTCTTGGATTAATAGGAACATTTTTTGCAAAAAGAGAAAGCGGGATAGGTGAGCCTACAGAAGATGTTGAGGCAGATGAGAATATAAAAGAAGTATTCATTAGAGCTTTTAAAGTATTCGTCTTTATTTTTGCATTAGAGCTACTGGGAACAGGTTTTAAGCCTATAATTGATTTATATATTGTTAAAATGAAAAGTGAGATTTTATACTGGGTAAATACAATTTCTGCAATTGTTGATAATGCTACGCTAGCAGCAGCAGAAATTTCTCCATCAATGACGCCGGAACAGATAAGAGCTATTTTAATGGGAATGCTTATTAGTGGAGGGATGTTAATTCCAGGTAATATTCCAAACATCATTTCAGCGGGTAAATTAAAAATAAAAAGTACAGAATGGGCACGAATTGCTGTTCCTCTAGGTGCAATACTTTTGATAGTGTATTATATTGTGCTGTTTGTGATCTAA
- the sppA gene encoding signal peptide peptidase SppA yields the protein MSKKALIGLIFIVLIISTVIASIFLTMPQENKSVPSVSNTIGVITIEGVIGETNILGIPQVTGDPVEQIRKAQEDSTVKAVVVKINSPGGSAAKSVEIYTELKRLKETGKKVIISMGDAAASGGYMAACGGDIIVANPATITGSIGVIMQYTNYEGLYNKLGLKEITIKSGPYKDMGSPTRDLTPEEKKILQGVIDDTYEQFVEIVSEGRKMPIDKVKELADGRIFTGRQALKVGLVDKLGDFYDAVDIAAKEAGIQGKPVLKYYTTPNPLSILFGSGAKSNLEGTGLEILRLLFIDKWSLNYK from the coding sequence ATGAGTAAAAAAGCGTTAATAGGATTAATTTTTATAGTCTTGATAATTAGTACTGTTATTGCTTCCATTTTTCTTACAATGCCCCAAGAGAATAAAAGTGTGCCATCGGTTTCAAACACAATAGGTGTTATAACAATTGAAGGAGTTATAGGGGAGACAAACATATTGGGGATTCCACAAGTCACAGGGGATCCAGTCGAGCAGATAAGAAAAGCTCAAGAGGATAGTACTGTAAAGGCAGTTGTTGTCAAGATAAATAGTCCAGGAGGTTCTGCAGCAAAATCTGTAGAAATATACACAGAGCTTAAAAGGTTAAAAGAAACAGGGAAAAAAGTGATAATTTCAATGGGGGATGCGGCTGCGTCAGGAGGATACATGGCAGCTTGTGGCGGAGATATAATAGTGGCAAATCCTGCCACAATAACAGGAAGTATTGGAGTTATAATGCAGTATACAAATTATGAAGGGCTTTACAATAAGTTGGGATTAAAAGAGATAACAATAAAGAGCGGTCCTTATAAAGATATGGGTTCTCCTACCAGAGATTTAACTCCGGAAGAAAAGAAAATATTACAAGGAGTCATAGATGATACTTATGAGCAGTTTGTAGAGATTGTATCTGAAGGGAGAAAGATGCCTATAGACAAAGTAAAAGAATTAGCAGATGGCAGGATATTCACAGGAAGGCAGGCACTTAAAGTTGGTCTTGTGGATAAATTAGGGGATTTCTACGATGCTGTAGATATCGCTGCAAAAGAGGCTGGCATACAGGGCAAACCTGTGTTAAAATATTACACAACTCCAAACCCTTTGAGTATACTTTTTGGAAGCGGGGCAAAGAGCAATTTAGAAGGTACGGGACTTGAGATATTAAGGCTTTTGTTTATTGATAAATGGAGTTTAAATTACAAGTAA